GAAtagcaataatatattaacattttgtccCACTCAATGCTTGTTGAAATAACTTTAGGgttttatatcactgttttgGTATTGATGCATTTTCCCAAGTACATACGAGTTCTGTTTTTAGGAATGTGGTGGAAATACAAGACGTCATCGTCGCAGTGCATTTGGTGTGGAGTCCTATGTGGCAATCCTGAAACTACGCTTCAACAAGTCTCTAGCTGATTGGACAATCATGACCACAGGAAGGATGCAACCTAATATCGAGACCATAGACTTCCTGTCTGCAGGGTCGCCAGTCTGCCGAGGTAAAGTTCATTTTGAGCTCTAAAAATCGTTGCACCCAATCATCTGTCCGAAAAGATTTATTGgcattttgaaattgttttattgtttactcaGATGTCAACTTAGTTTAATTTTAGATGTACCCACATTCACTTGATTTATTTTCTACTTTGAAAATGACGAATTTAGTTTGCTGTGTGTTGtattcacaatacatttataaatcattaatatgattaaattttCACTCTGATACTATTTTTTGTCCTGATTTTGAACTGTACTCCTGTTTTCTTTTCAGTTTCCATTAGCACTCATTGGATTTTGTCTACCATTCTCGTTATGTGTCAAGTCGGTTGAAAAGAAGTGCAAGGAATTGTGAGAAaaaaatttctttaaacaatccAAAAAAGCCAGTCTGCTGTAGACCCTAGGCCATGGTTGTAAACAAGAAGCTGTGACGCTGGCCAATGTAGATATGAACCAAGCACCATCCATGTGAATACCGGAACTCTCTAATGCACAAGAAATGGAACTTACAGCGGCGTGTTATCGCCCAAAAAACTAGTGGCAGTGTCTATTATGAACATGTTGAGAAATCTCTGACAGTGCGGGAATCCTGATGAAATCAGGATGGAAGTGATGTGATCCTGCATTCTTTTGTTTGAACATTCAATGTCTTTTATAACCtcacttgttttatcttttttaacgGTGTAGATAATGCTTCTGTTCAATTTACAAACTGAATCAGTAACTTTCAAAATATGTGGcgttattaatatttcaaaatatgtattgttatttatttaataatgggTTTTATCAAATTGgttatacatttaataaaaatgtcacacattttgaaatttaaatttaatccTCGTGAACATATGcattgtaatttgttttaaatttaagaatctgattttaattcaaacatttcttgATACCTTATTCATGGCTGGTAGTCATTGGAGCCCTaacattttgtaatgttttgaaaaagcTCCAACACATCTACTGTTGTAGGGCCAGTGAGTGGAAAATGGACTTAAAccgtgagtatggtttcttgtttttttttttccagaGGTTTATACAAGTAAACTGAAAAATCAAGTAATGTATTTTCACATAGGATTGACTGTTAcatgttaaatgtaaaagttttgaacaaaaatcaaGATCTGATCAATGACAACTTGCAGAACTTGCTAGTACTTGTTGACAAtgtaatgtcttaaatttcacaAAAAGTGATCTTAGGTTTAAGCAATTTATTCACATATTTGTAGCTTtaattgacaaaaggttgcctaGTTACACATTTAGAACATTACTTGCTATATTTGGTGCACAAggttcaatatttttaacatcatGGTGCCGATAAATATGTTGTGGTGCGCATGAATTGTAATTggaaacaaattctaaaaaaaaaactcacatAATTTCCATATATCTGAACTGACTCCATAGACACTGTATGATAGTTGCTTGTTTTGTGGTGCAACATCAATTTATTCACATTAGTTTCAgaatttgtcatgtttttaaagaatcTACCACCCAATACTAGCTTGcctaacttaaaaaaaacttgattgAAAGATTGGTGTCCCTTGAACCTGACTGCTCAAGTATCATtgctgttaaaccatttaacaGCATCCAAGCTCAACATAAATGCCAAATAAGAGAAAATTTGTTTCATGAACTGATGTGAACTTTGATGGTAGATATATCAGTATTTATAAAAGGCCACAGAAACGTGCTTGTTTGCAATGGGGGTTCTACTTTTTCCACTGCTGCAAGggagaaacattttttatgccCGGTTTAAAAAATTAATCTGCCCTTTTTTGGTCCATTCATCTGTGATTCCATTATTATGATGCAAACTCGCTTAAAGACTTCATATTACAGAGTGAGTCATGAAACCTTAAATAGGGAAATATTAATGGGTGATGAAGTTGTTCACCTGGCCCCactatcacaaaaatactcgaGTTAAATCTCAATTTCAACTCAATATACTGCATAAATGCATAGTATGAtttaaaatcttgcatgttttttcctgaaaacatattttctcatagaatttgttgataaaatgattttgtcaatatttcaaagaaaactcattctagaacaaaaaatatacttgagtaattcacaaaaaaacattaaattgtacttaaattctttttggctgtaaaatattATTCCCTTGGAATCTTGGGCAAAGGCGTTGATCAACATATTATATGATAGAATGCgttttttaaaagatgtaaaaaCTTTTTATGCTTTAGGTTAGAATGAGTTGAGACCATGATTGAGATTTGACTCAAggattttcgtgatattgggtcTAAGGGATTTGTTTTTTGctgcacttagtaaaaccagttatggcccttgaattagcaTTTCTGGCATTCctgtatttgttttgatcaaaacTGCCAACACTTAATTACCTAGAGAAATTAAACCCTAGTGGAATGTTAATGGGgtgatgaagttgtgcaccaGGGGTTTTGTTTCACTGCAGATtgtaaaaccagagttatgacccttaaATTTGTAAAAGTCTTGTGTCACTCAAGTCCCAAGTGGTTCACGTAGAGTCAAGAAACATCGGCCAAATGTTATTCAAGTGTAGCAGTTGTGCACCTGGGCTTTTATTCCATTCTGTGCACTTCAGAAAAacaaagttatggcccttgaattggcaaaaataGGCATTTCTGGATATTCGTCGCTCAACACTCTTAACACTGTATTGCCAAGTCAGTAAACCTTAGGTGATGAAGTCATAAGACCCCTTCACAAGGGCTTCTTGAAAGTCAGTTTTGCTTCTGCAGCAGGGTACTTCACCTCCTTGTACCCCCTTTAGAGACTTTAAGCACAGACATACCTATAGCCAAAATGGTTTTAGCACTTCTGCTGCATGGTTAATCACATCTCTGAATATATAGAAATCCTGATGTTCAAAAATGATATAAGCAGTTCACAATACATAAATAGATAGCAAGAAGGCCCACGAGGatctatgctctactggcatggatTGTTTGGTCATTTTCCATCCAGAGCATGTACTGATAGTTCGTTTTagcatttttgttaatttatggGGACCCGACATTGcatttttaacatataacaTGCAATGTGAATATGGAGGCTCTATTGATTACAGAAATGTTCAAGAGCAATAACTCAGTCATTCCTGGACGGACCTGGTTTTCAGATAGGTCATATTGTGTTATCATAgcggttttgaaaattaaagacCATTATCCAGTCATGTATGGTTTTCAATATAAGTTAGGTAAACATCAGGTTAAAATGGAGGCTCCCTTCTCACAAGCTCATTTAAAGGAATCAATCCCTTTTTACCAAAGGAAAGGGAGATAAATGCAAAAAACCAACTGCACTCTCCGAGTACAGGTTGTCTCTCTTAGACTGTAATTTTCACTTGGCTACTATgcaatttttgacaatttcaagggCCTTAATTAATGTACTTTAAAAAGCTCAACATTAAATTGTTGTGGATTTCAATCCATTTGTTTCCTACAAAGTTACAATTCATACGCACCACAACCTATTGATTGGCACATTTGCAAAATAGAGCCTAGTGCACCAAgtataacaattttaaatttgcatcaaggcaacatttgaataaaaagcTACAAAATGTAAGAAAGAATTGCTTCAaccacttattttttttatgaataactttattttattttattatttgctctATATTAAGTTATACAAGTTCTTGACAATCagattttgaattttgtttagaACTTTTACATTAAACAGAACACAGTCAATCCTATGGGGAGCTACATTCcctgatttttttgattttatttgtataaaccTCCAAAAATGAAACACCAAGAAACCATGCACACTTTGTCCATTTTCCACTCACTGTCACTGCAACAGAAGATGCATTGGAGAATTTTCAACGCATTACAAAATGTTAGGACTCCAATGGCCGACATGAAAAGGTCAATTCTAATAAAAAGATCATGTCAAGGTTTGGGGTAAAAAACTATCCAatcttaaatatctgcaaaccctTATTTGACTCATTCCacgacaaagaataaaaaatttGTGCAGTACAGAAAATGACCAAGCTCTAGCACGAATATAATCAATTCTTAATTAAATGTCTGTGTGGTAATCAAAAGTTGTGACCAAGTTTGAGGATAGCCGGCCAGAGCGAAGGACAGGGGTTATGTGCAACCTTCCTACCAAGTTTGATGTACTTTAGTCACAGGAAGGACCAACAAAGGGGTCATAATTATGTACTGAATAAGATCCTCAGGTATTGCCACAGTCATTTTTTGTTCCTACTTCctttgcattaaaatttaatagaATTGGTGCATGtggtaaatatttgattaaaaatgtttgtgttcTTTGTGAAGGTGACTTCATCAATGATAACAATTCATGTGAACCTTAAAAGTGGGCTTGACCTTTAAGTAACATGGTGCAGAGCCTGATTGttccaacaaatattttcaaaatcatttcattgGTTGAATACGGATGTAAAATGTAACCTGAACTTTGAcccctaagtgtgaccttgaacgtGACTAAACATGGcttgtatacatgctttgaagtTCGGCTCAAAGTTAttaacttttgatattttgaaatggaTTCATCAATTGAGAATGGACAAGGAAAATGagcctgacctttgaccctttaaatgtgaccttgaacgTATGTGGTTGGAATATGTAAAGTGACCTCAAAATATTTGGATAAGGAGTAGACATGAAATTACGCCAGGCGCACGGACGGACATTAAAGAAAGGCAAACTTGGGGCCTTAAAGAAGGGAAATCTAAAGCAGTCTGATGTCAAAGTCTGgtataaatgaacaaaatacatGACTTGATATGAAATGTTGACTGAACTTACCTTAACACAATTCACAAATGTACCAGGAATGCCAATGCAAATTCGTAAAGAAAGAGGAAAGTCTCCCCATCACACTTTTTACAACCGCTTTTTACAGCCACTTTTCGGTGTAAGAATtgaagttttggcgaaacatggatcactgtaaaatcaGATCAGaattaatgcaatacatgatgtatttgctaagatattaacatgaatgtggtgacacgcaaaaccttaaccagaatttcagtAAAAGTCCAATAACAAAGAGCCATTATTtcttgcaaaatacagttatcaaacttggttattcaagtaggttgggtggttgaaaaccattgtataaagtctcaatgcaatacatgaagtagttgccgagatattaacctatgtgtgctaacatgcaaaaccttaaccagaatttctatggtTGGAAGCCTgtgaataaagtttcaatgcaatacatgatgtatttgaatttctatgtcaaataaaaaagggccataatttgaatttaatgcaaactagagttatcttacttggttagtTAAGtggattggatggttgagtaccattgtaataagtctcaatgcaatacatcaagtagttgctgagatattaacctatgtgtgcttacatggaAAACTGTAACCACattttctaagtcgaataataaagggtcattatttgcattaaatgcaaacaagagtgatctaacttggtaaattaggaaggttgggtggttgagtaccattgtattaaatcttaatgcaatacatcaagtagttgctgagatattaacctatgtgtgcttacatgcaaaaccttaaccagaatttttaagtcaaataataaaggcccataatttgcattattttcaaaaagtgtTATCCCACTTCATTAATTCAGTAgcacttcattaatttagtaggttagatagttgggaatacatatctaaagtttcaatgcaatacatgatgtatttgctgatatattgacttaaatgtggttacacgcaaaaccttaaccaaggtgtgacgccgacgcttgggtgagtagtatagctctccttattcttcgaatagtccaAAAAAATCCATTATTTGTATAGATAAGATAAAAAGTTTTGTGACCAAAAAGAGGAAAATTGGCATCCCTGCATACATAGGAAACCCTAAAACTGGTCCATGAACCTACACAAACTGTATTAATGGTCATACAACCTTCTGAAAGGGGTTGAACCGGTGATATGCATGTCAGCTCAGTTTAAGAAACTCACAGACACATTCACAAAACAGTAACAATATCCCAATGTGTGCAATTGAACGGAATGATCCCTcattgaacatttcaaacattgaatGTTAATTAAAATCACTGAAAATCAACCCTCTTCTATACATATTCATGGATAAATACTTCATCACTGGTTAAGAgttaacaaaaaaagaaagcaatAACACAGTAAAACTATTTCACTGTTCTGTAAACCCACACGTAAACTATTGCACAGATAAAAAAAGCCTCTAAATTAGAGGAGGCCATAGTAAGTGAAAGAAAGTCTTGGAATGCTTTGAGCACAATATCACAGCTAGTTTGCTCGTGTCACACTTTTCACAACACATGCCCACATGGTACAGCAGATGTCCACAAGAAGCAACGCAACTCTCTGAGCGGGCGTATCAGTTGTCTCCTGTGGTCCTGTCAGGTGTCCTCCTTGGGGCGTATCAGTCGTCCACCATGTGGTTATACATGTCATCCATGACCCCAGGGTGGTGGTTTGCCTCAACTGTAAAAGACAACCATATATTAGTGTCATGTGACAATCACTATCACTGTCATTATACTGTCCTAATGCTGTCCTTAGTGAGTAGAGTATCTGCTCCTCTCactgttaattaaaaattcTGATTAAAGCCAGAACTAACACTTTTACTTGAGTGTGTATATTTCCAAGTTAGTGTTCATTAACAGATAAACATTGCAcacttgaaaatgtttttctgaaGCTGATATCAACATAGCTCCACATTGACTTTAAAGACAGCAAGAGTACCTAAGAAATTGTTTTGCCCTGATCAGATCTTCACTTGCGAAAATGTGCtacatttttaagcttaaatacatgaacatgttCTTCTTATTAAAGCCCTCTTTCCCGTTAGgataatcattatcaatatacaatatttgtCATGTTGCTGAATAACTGAAAGCAGACAAAGCATGTTACCAATCGAAAATCTTTCCATATCATGAAATTATgctcttttctttttttaaaggtgtttgattttatttaacaattttaatagaCCTCATTGATTTCACCAAAAAACAGCAAACAGAAGACttgtttctttgtaaaaaataaaaaatagatttGATTTTCTCAGTCTTCGAATTGGGTTGCCAAAGCCAGGGACAAGTAAAAACTGTTTTGGACAAGTCAAAATTCCCAGGTAGTTACCCGAACGGgcaagtgcatttttttttaaaatttagagccctatgttttcattatttctttagCAACAATTCACTAATCCTGATTGAACTGTatgattatattgaaatattggctTCCGTATATTGATGCATGAATTGGTTATTTTGGGCAAGTAAAACTGTTTATGGGCAAGTGGTTATCTTCAATTACTTGCACGAAAGGACAAGTGCTGAAAAAAGATTCAGGCAAAGACTATTTTCTAGCccaacatttttcatttgatcGGAGATAATATGACTTGAATGCAGATTTTTCTTCTTGCCGGATTGTACTACATGCATGATCAGACAACCATTACTCAAGATCTCTTATCAAAGCTGACATAGTCACTCTGActattggatatggtttcatttcttAACTGTAGTTAAGACTagagaaatgaaaccatatccaataaacagagctgtgggaccactctagatgtcattcatcgctgGTTTCAcggcattttgggtacaaaattactcctttggcgaATATCTCATCAACCGATGGGGGAAAACCCCccctttggcttcaaaattttgtttaagacaCACTTGgagatgtgacggggtcaagccataatgcagccattatacggcccgggcagacctttataaactcagcAACAACAACTACATAATCACTTACTGTTTCCATGCATGATCAGACAACTGGTAGTGTCGATCCCTGATCATCAACTGTTTCTAAGAATGATTCAGACAACAGTTAATGACCCATCTCTAATCAAAGCTCCAACTGTCACTTTCTGTTTCAGAGAACAATTCAGAAAATCATTAACATTGTTTCCTAATCAAAGCTCCAACTGTCACTTACTGTTTCTGGGAACAACTCGGGCAACCATTAACTTTGATTCCTAATCCTAAACTCCAACTGTCACTTACTGTTTCTGGGAACAACTCGGGCAACCATTAACTTTGATTCCTAATCCTAAACTCCAACTGTCACTTACTGTTTCTGGGAACAACTCGGGCAACCATTAACTTTGATTCCTAATCCTAAACTCCAACTGTCACTTACTATTTCTGGGAACAACTCGGGCAACCATTAACTTTGATTCCTAATCCTAAACTCCAACTGTCACTTACTGTTTCTGGGAACAACTCGGGCAACCATTAACTTTGATTCCTAATCCTAAACTCCAACTGTCACTTACTGTTTCTGGGAACAACTCGGGCAACCATTAACTTTGATTCCTAATCCTAAACTCCAACTGTCACTTACTATTTCTGGGAACAACTCGGGCAACCATTAACTTTGATTCCTAATCCTAAACTCCAACTGTCACTTACTGTTTCTGGGAACAACTCGGGCAACCATTAACTTTGATTCCTAATCCTAAACTCCAACTGTCACTTACTATTTCTGGGAACAACTCGGGCAACCATTAACTTTGATTCCTAATCCTAAACTCCAACTGTCACTTACTATTTCTGGGAACAATTCAGGCAACCATTAACTTTGATTCCTAATCCTAAACTCCAACTGTCACTTACTATTTCTGGGAACAACTCAGGCAACCATTAACTTTGATTCCTAATCCTAAACTCCAACTGTCACTTACTATTTCTGGGAACAATTCAGGCAACCATTAACTTTGATTCCTAATCCTAAACTCCAACTGTCACTTACTATTTCTGGGAACAATTCAGGCAACCATTAACATTGATTCCTAGCCCTAAGCTCAAACGGTAACTTACTGTTTCTGAGAATAATTCAGAATTTAAATTGTTTCCTAATCAAAGCTCCAAGGGTAACGTTCTGTTTCTGGGCACAATTCAGGCAACCATTAACTTTGATACCTAGTCCTAAGCTCCAAGGGTAACTTACTGTTTCTGGGAACAACTCAGGCAAccattaacattgttttctaaTCAAAGCTCCAAGGGTAACTTACTGTTTCTGGGAACAATTCAGGCAACCATTAACTTTGATACCTAGTCCTGAGCTCCAAGGGTAACTTACTGTTTCTGGGAACAATTCAGGCAACCATTAACTTTGATACCTAGTCCTAAGCTCCAAGGGTAACTTACTGTTTCTGGGAACAACTCAGGCAAccattaacattgttttctaaTCAAAGCTCCAAGGGTAACGTTCTGTTTCTGGGAACAATTCAGGCAACCATAAACTTTAATACCTAGATCTAAGCTCCAAGGGTAACTTACTGTTTCTGGGAACAATTCAGGCAACCATTAACTTTGATACCTAGTCCTAAGCTCCAAGGGTAACTTACTGTTTCTGGAAACAATTCAGACAACCATTAACGTTGATACCTAGTCCTAAGCTCCAAGGGTAACTTACTGTTTCTGAGAATAATTCAGAATTAAAGCTGATACCTAGTCCTAAGCTCCAAGGGTAACTTGCTGTTTCTGAGAACAATTCAGACAACCATTAACTTTGATACCTAGTCCTAAGCTCCAAGGGTAACATACTGTTTCTGGGAACAATTCAGACAACCATTAACTTTGATACCTAGTCCTAAGCTCCAAGGGTAACTTACTGTTTCTGGGAACAATTCAGGCAACCATTTACGTTGATACCTAGTCCTAAGCTCCAAGGGTAACTTACTGTTTCTGAGAATAATTCAGAATTAATGCTGATACCTAGTCCTAAGCTCCAAGGGTAACTTACTGTTTCTGGGAACAATTCAGACAACCATTAACTTTGATACCTAGTTCTAAGCTCCAAGGGTAACTTACTGTTTCTGAGAATAATTCAGAATTAACTTTGATTCTTAATCAAAGCTCCAAGGTTAGCTTACTGTTTCTGGAACAATTCAGAATTAACTTTGATACCTTGTCCTAAGCTCAAAGGGTAACTTACTGTTTCTGAGAATAATTCAGAATTAACTTTGATACCTTGTCCTAAGCTCCAAGGGTAACTTACTGTTTCTGAGAATAATTCAGGCAACCATTAACTTTGATACCTAGTCCTAAGCTCCAAGGGTAACTTACTGTTTCTGAGAATAATTCAGAATTAACGTTGATTCCTAATCAAAGCTCCAAGGTTAACTTACTGTTTCTGGGAACAATTCAGGCAACCATTAACTTTGATACCTACAATGTAGTCCTAAGCTTCAACTGTCActtactatttttgttttccagCTGCTCTTTAAGATCCTCTACCTCCTTTTTAAGCTTTCGGAATTCCTGCAACAAAATCCAAGTCAAagacattttaaagctgcactctcacagttataccatttttacaacatttttatgttttgtctcaGAAAGAGCAGATTttagcgtaaatatctgcaaacctatgacataagattgctgacaaaaaatcagattgtatatcttaatatttccattcgataattaatgatttatggcttaaaaccgttactaacagtttaagtaaaaagcataaaacaatttttgaagtataatataaaaatatgctttctAATTTTGTGTCAGAAGtcatatataactggttttcatggatttttttttttagaacatAATACTTAGCATGATATGGTTCATGACAGAAAAACATTGACGGACAGACAAAGCCAAAACAATGTACACCCCACCCCCTAGGTTTGGCCAGGGATAAAAAGTGCAGCTATTACATGTACTGTAATGTATACTAATCACACCATTATCCAACACTTGttgaatgaatataaatatttctttgctCTTCAATTCGAGTATGAAtctgcgaaaaaaaaaatgagcggATTTGAAAGCTTGACCACTAACCATCCAAAACTCCAATAAACTACCAAGAGCACCCGAATGCTTGTCTGTGTTTTGTTGGTGTAACAGGCTCAGAAAAGTATGCAGCCAGTCCAGACAAACTCCAGGACACCCTGCAGGCAGCAACCGGATAACTcacatactttcaaaatacCCTGACTACCAGACAAGCTAATAATACtattattcttcattgtttacCTCTGTACATGTATAGAGATTGTCAAACTGTCCATCTTTATTCGCCTCCTCCTTTTTTTCCAAGGCAACAGCCTTTGCCGAGACAAGGTTCTTTGTTTCCGTGGACAACATGTAGCCGGCCTTGACGAATACCTGAGACAAATACTTCTTATAGCCCTGAAATCAGTCCAAAATAATTAAGTTCATTCACAGATTTACCAAAACcttttgaatacatatttaaaaatacataatataaacaatacaaattagTAAAGTTCCTCCACTGtaataagaaaacatttaaaaagttgGTCAGTTGCAATACATTTGCAATACATTCTGATTTCAACATCAACAGGTAATTACAGGCCACTAGTGTGCTTGCTGTATTGATTGGAAAATCTGACCCTTTCCAGCTTTAATTTTCTCATCTTATATGAAAACTAATGGTTAGCATTACTATAAATGATGTACCAAACCACTTAACAACAAAAAGTCTAGGTCACAACAGTTTGATAACTTTGTTTAAGGCATAATTCAATTGTGCTCTCCGATAACTCATTCATCTGCGCCTTAATACACTTCAACCGAGAGTCCACATAGGTAGAACAATTTATAATTCTAATGCCATGCATCAAATTTTGGCTATTTGGGTGTAGCGtatgtgtattatattttgtttctgtaattttaatTGGTTTTTCAACAatcaagcaaaaaaaaaaaagatgaacatttgaaataagtGGAATTATTTGTTTTGGTGTCTTGGAGTATTTCAATGGGAGACGAATGAGTTATCAGAAAGAAAAATTACAATTGCTGCCTGTTTTTTGACCTTGGGAATTTTGGCCACAGTTTCACGAACATTATCAAGTATTGACTCAGTTGACTCCACTGAGTTTCACAAAAAAGgaacaatgtttttatacaaagaaTTGTACAAGAAACTTTGGCTACACTCATGCCAGAATTGAAGCATggcatttgaaatataacttctGGGGACTAAATCTCCCGCTTGAAATGTATTTCAGGGGCAGATAAAAGAGTTATCTGAAATGACAATACATGTAAAGTTTTATCGTCACAAGACGCCAACCTTCTTTGTGATGTGTCCAGCAGCCAGCTGGCCTTCAAGAAGGCCCCACTCCGTCTTGAGGGAGGAGTTGAGGGTTGGGTAAACCAGCAGGGCTTGAAGATGGCAGGTATATGGAGTTGTGAAGTCCACACGGTAGTTACATGTGCTCGGCTCTGATACGTTCGTGATGACATTCTCTTTTCCACATTTGAAATAAACCTGTACAAGgaagattaaatgttaacctgCTAATCTGATTTATCCTACATACACACTAATCATGGTGTTTTGGGCATATCTATTCTCTCtaaattattaatatgattgGTGAAAAAATAAAGGTGCTAGATTGTCTACAATGTTAACTACagcattttttatatatcaagGGCAACAACTCTTGACCTACTAGTCAGATTTCGCCCATAATTAATCTTGGATGAGATCCTGTGGCCATATATAATGCATCACTGGAGCgccaaacaaacaaattgttgacgacAAACTACAGATAAGAATTGATCACAAAAGTAcacaaacttgaaataaataaatgtgccatttgtgtctttgttttttatgaacGACTGTGAACATTAACAATGGTTCTAGGTCATGATT
Above is a genomic segment from Mya arenaria isolate MELC-2E11 chromosome 2, ASM2691426v1 containing:
- the LOC128221305 gene encoding uncharacterized protein LOC128221305 yields the protein MSEFQYTGMENGGRKYTVLLVPDAFDSGAEEVSILCSVRQCPLADAGDCDFECGGNTRRHRRSAFGVESYVAILKLRFNKSLADWTIMTTGRMQPNIETIDFLSAGSPVCRVSISTHWILSTILVMCQVG
- the LOC128243009 gene encoding N-acetylglucosamine-1-phosphotransferase subunit gamma-like, whose translation is MNSYQGGAVAETNVNKLKMRVTPSNFSGPPLFSRLNGKCFSKTFDDYKYEFCPFWNVTQHEQSLRWNPYSGILGVWQEWEIENNTFVAMVMREGDKCGNKHRTTKVYFKCGKENVITNVSEPSTCNYRVDFTTPYTCHLQALLVYPTLNSSLKTEWGLLEGQLAAGHITKKGYKKYLSQVFVKAGYMLSTETKNLVSAKAVALEKKEEANKDGQFDNLYTCTEEFRKLKKEVEDLKEQLENKNIEANHHPGVMDDMYNHMVDD